A genomic stretch from Shewanella woodyi ATCC 51908 includes:
- a CDS encoding lipase family alpha/beta hydrolase: protein MNLLLKVHMLIAIYLLVGACAPNKTKFSDLPLSNINRLPNPDVTTRISSLSNCTSKDSDQLNLNSQEPVTVIVHGCFASAGMFRKLADVYAFHGQQTVCFNYDDRERLTSGAAALAKALKELSSVLQQPKIVVIGHSQGGLIARRALIDEPSDSTAVGDIEIDLVTISTPFGGIEAADHCGSTTLAWLSLGLTKPICQLITGRKYRDITANSDFISRPGNLQSSVNRHFKIITDEANTCRVHNNQGTCIEDDFVFSLDEQNQRVVDSQAVTTSQVVKAGHVEIVGDLETVPIKLIGLLQQQGLLRSTPPQSQGELTRLLEDIYISP from the coding sequence ATGAATCTGTTATTGAAAGTCCACATGTTAATTGCTATCTACCTCTTGGTAGGAGCCTGTGCGCCCAACAAAACAAAGTTCAGTGATTTACCATTAAGTAATATCAACAGATTGCCCAATCCAGATGTCACCACGCGTATTTCCTCACTAAGTAATTGCACCTCTAAGGACAGTGACCAACTAAACCTGAACTCTCAAGAACCTGTAACAGTGATAGTCCATGGCTGTTTTGCTTCAGCCGGCATGTTTCGCAAGCTGGCTGATGTGTATGCCTTTCATGGTCAGCAGACAGTTTGTTTCAACTATGATGATCGTGAACGACTAACAAGTGGCGCTGCTGCACTGGCGAAGGCACTTAAAGAGCTCTCCTCAGTGCTTCAGCAACCTAAAATCGTGGTGATTGGCCACAGTCAAGGCGGACTGATTGCTCGCCGAGCATTGATAGATGAGCCCTCAGATAGTACAGCTGTTGGGGATATTGAGATAGATCTAGTGACGATATCAACCCCCTTTGGTGGTATTGAAGCTGCCGACCATTGTGGCTCAACAACCTTGGCATGGTTATCTTTAGGGCTCACTAAGCCCATTTGTCAGTTGATCACTGGCAGAAAATATCGAGACATTACAGCCAATTCAGATTTTATATCAAGACCTGGAAACCTGCAGTCCTCGGTCAATAGACATTTTAAGATAATCACAGACGAAGCGAACACCTGTCGTGTCCACAATAATCAAGGCACATGTATTGAAGATGATTTTGTCTTTAGTCTCGATGAACAAAATCAGAGAGTTGTAGACTCACAAGCGGTTACTACATCGCAGGTGGTTAAAGCAGGTCATGTGGAGATTGTAGGTGACTTAGAAACAGTACCAATTAAGCTTATAGGGCTTTTGCAACAACAAGGGCTGTTAAGGAGTACCCCACCGCAATCCCAAGGTGAATTAACTAGGCTACTCGAGGATATATATATCTCCCCTTAG
- a CDS encoding monovalent cation/H+ antiporter subunit D family protein gives MNLSLALMLQLTILLPLLATFAIAVTGQKPNLREAVTISTSLAVLYCVVNLYQALNAGASISVSWWALMPGLEISFVVEPLGMLFALIASFLWLITTIYAIGYMRGHGEENQTRFYICFALAISAVMGLAFSANLFTLFIFYEVITLSTYPLVTHAGTEKAKQGGRVYLGILLSTSIAFFLLAIILTWFVSGSLEFKAGGVFDDNVNTTVAGAILVLFVFGIGKAAIMPFHRWLPAAMVAPTPVSALLHAVAVVKAGVFTVLKVCIFIFGLDLLPKLPTTEFLLYLAAISVLLASIVAMRQDNLKARLAYSTVSQLGYITIGALLATSSGVIGSSMHIASHAFGKITLFFCAGAILVASHKSKISEMRGLGFAMPITMAAFFIASLSIIGVPPAGGTWSKWFLLMGTVETGYWFIMVTLMLSSLLNIAYLLPIPYHAFFPGKDHPAASSGGIKEAPLPSLIALTITTLGCLTMFIYPQPFYELAKAILTVSGVSHGQ, from the coding sequence ATGAATCTTTCTTTGGCGCTGATGTTACAGCTAACTATCCTATTGCCGCTGCTGGCAACCTTTGCAATAGCAGTAACGGGACAGAAACCTAATCTTCGTGAAGCGGTCACCATAAGTACCAGTCTGGCGGTGCTTTACTGCGTGGTCAATCTCTACCAAGCACTCAATGCCGGAGCCAGCATTAGCGTCTCATGGTGGGCACTTATGCCCGGTTTAGAGATAAGCTTTGTTGTTGAACCACTGGGTATGTTGTTCGCACTTATTGCCAGCTTTCTGTGGCTTATCACCACCATTTACGCCATCGGCTATATGCGTGGGCATGGAGAAGAGAACCAAACCCGTTTTTACATCTGTTTTGCGTTGGCGATTAGTGCAGTAATGGGGCTCGCCTTTTCGGCGAACTTATTTACCCTGTTCATCTTTTACGAAGTGATAACGCTATCAACCTACCCGCTGGTTACCCACGCGGGTACCGAAAAAGCTAAGCAAGGTGGCAGGGTCTATCTGGGTATCTTACTCAGCACTTCTATCGCTTTTTTCCTACTGGCCATCATCTTGACCTGGTTTGTCAGCGGTAGCCTTGAATTTAAAGCGGGCGGTGTGTTTGATGACAATGTCAATACCACAGTCGCAGGCGCTATCTTAGTACTGTTTGTATTTGGTATAGGAAAAGCGGCAATAATGCCATTTCATCGTTGGTTACCAGCTGCGATGGTGGCACCAACACCGGTCAGTGCCCTGCTCCATGCCGTGGCGGTAGTAAAGGCAGGGGTATTTACGGTACTTAAGGTCTGTATCTTCATTTTTGGACTCGACCTACTGCCTAAGTTACCCACCACTGAGTTTTTACTATATTTAGCAGCCATTTCGGTGCTATTAGCCTCTATTGTGGCCATGCGACAAGACAACTTAAAAGCCAGATTAGCCTACTCGACGGTGAGCCAACTTGGCTATATCACCATCGGTGCGCTGCTAGCGACCTCATCGGGCGTTATCGGCAGCTCTATGCATATCGCCTCCCACGCATTTGGCAAAATTACTCTGTTCTTTTGTGCTGGCGCGATTTTGGTGGCCAGTCATAAATCAAAGATCAGTGAGATGCGCGGCTTAGGCTTTGCGATGCCGATCACTATGGCTGCATTTTTCATTGCTAGCCTAAGCATTATTGGCGTTCCACCAGCTGGCGGCACATGGAGTAAATGGTTCCTGTTAATGGGCACTGTAGAAACCGGTTATTGGTTCATCATGGTCACACTGATGCTCAGTTCTTTACTTAATATCGCCTACCTACTGCCCATTCCTTACCACGCCTTTTTCCCAGGTAAGGATCACCCAGCAGCATCAAGCGGCGGTATTAAAGAGGCACCGTTACCGTCATTGATTGCATTAACCATCACCACCTTAGGCTGCTTAACTATGTTCATCTATCCACAGCCCTTTTATGAATTAGCAAAAGCTATCTTGACTGTATCTGGAGTCAGCCATGGACAATGA
- a CDS encoding response regulator → MTNKILIVEDDEKIATILAKYAQGSGYNHHIINDGAEVISWVKANEPDAILLDIMLPNVSGTELCKQIREFSEVPVLMATAKVEEIDRLLGLEIGADDYICKPFSPKEVMARIKTILRRVPTKAPDSLFQLDVVSQRAKLQNIELPLTPVEFRILHAFTSKPDNVWNREQLLNKMYDDYREVSDRTVDSHVANLRKKLLASQLKHDFIGSVYGVGYRFVLP, encoded by the coding sequence ATGACGAACAAAATTTTAATTGTTGAAGACGACGAAAAAATTGCAACAATATTGGCAAAATACGCACAAGGTTCTGGTTACAACCACCACATCATAAATGATGGCGCAGAGGTGATAAGTTGGGTCAAAGCAAACGAGCCTGATGCGATATTGTTAGACATCATGCTGCCAAACGTCTCTGGCACTGAATTGTGCAAACAAATAAGAGAATTTAGCGAAGTGCCGGTTTTAATGGCCACCGCAAAAGTGGAAGAAATCGACCGACTGTTAGGTTTAGAAATTGGTGCAGACGACTACATCTGTAAACCATTCAGCCCAAAAGAAGTCATGGCGCGGATCAAAACCATATTAAGACGTGTTCCGACTAAAGCACCCGACTCGTTATTTCAGCTGGACGTAGTCAGCCAGCGAGCTAAATTGCAAAATATTGAATTACCGTTAACGCCAGTCGAATTCCGTATTCTACATGCGTTTACGTCTAAACCTGACAACGTATGGAATCGTGAGCAACTACTCAATAAAATGTACGACGATTACCGAGAAGTAAGCGACAGAACCGTCGACAGCCACGTTGCTAACTTACGCAAAAAACTTCTTGCTAGCCAACTAAAACACGACTTTATCGGCTCGGTTTATGGAGTAGGTTATCGGTTTGTGCTGCCGTAA
- a CDS encoding Spy/CpxP family protein refolding chaperone, translated as MKKRVLNILLASFFTVFAVTASAGDGSEKHTQAEQQIEEIKARLNLTEEQKEQVTPIFKKSMEKRQSTLKSYGIDLENQKTKSGQKIGFREARKLKNEMDEVRSHTLTELKTVLTDEQLVEYEEIQEEIASKIRSRIRAAR; from the coding sequence ATGAAAAAACGAGTTTTAAACATTTTACTCGCTTCTTTTTTTACTGTCTTTGCAGTGACTGCTAGCGCTGGTGATGGTTCAGAAAAGCATACTCAAGCAGAGCAACAAATTGAAGAGATAAAAGCACGTTTGAATTTGACAGAAGAACAAAAAGAGCAAGTTACACCTATCTTTAAAAAAAGCATGGAAAAACGACAATCAACCCTAAAAAGCTATGGCATTGACCTTGAAAATCAAAAGACCAAATCAGGTCAAAAAATAGGGTTTCGTGAGGCTCGTAAATTGAAAAATGAAATGGATGAAGTTCGCTCTCATACACTGACAGAACTTAAAACTGTGCTTACAGATGAGCAGCTAGTGGAATATGAAGAAATTCAAGAAGAAATTGCCAGCAAAATTCGCAGTAGAATCAGAGCTGCACGATAA
- a CDS encoding MerC domain-containing protein, which produces MNKPAQILLDRLAITGSALCALHCIAGPMLLVLFPSLLALPVDDHFYHILMVWFVIPTSSIAVLLGCTRHKDPMVLVLAFFGIIGLGITAIYGHDLLGETGEKLATLAASFLLVFAHWRNYSLCRNDSCK; this is translated from the coding sequence ATGAATAAGCCTGCACAAATATTATTAGACCGTCTTGCCATTACTGGCTCTGCATTATGTGCATTGCACTGTATAGCGGGGCCAATGTTATTAGTCTTGTTTCCGTCACTGCTTGCGCTTCCTGTCGATGACCATTTTTATCATATTCTCATGGTGTGGTTTGTTATCCCGACAAGCTCTATTGCTGTATTACTTGGCTGCACACGACATAAAGATCCTATGGTATTAGTGTTAGCTTTCTTCGGCATCATCGGGCTTGGCATCACTGCGATTTATGGACATGATTTGTTAGGTGAAACCGGAGAGAAACTAGCGACACTCGCTGCCAGCTTCCTTTTGGTTTTTGCCCACTGGCGTAATTACTCACTTTGCCGTAATGACTCATGCAAATAG
- a CDS encoding immunoglobulin-like domain-containing protein: protein MINKVTFPLNCIALILASQLTGCGSDGDNDSSTPTDSAPPVITLVGNESIEVVYNAVFGDLGAEAHDDTDGSITVTTQGTVDTSMPGTYELTYIATDASGNSSQATRTVVVLEDTSQSATITTPGAPFSFFYDGVLKGADYWSEEPQILSAGMGFDGIVAIDAPELTIDSVLAAGGAWSSDIDCGTGAQNYTATSTRDQVSGAYIIQTPYGELKDDAIGLDGLPIVLSWPIDTRTLSLTDFQFTLNTGDIVRPLAIGPLPNFEDNERNTPVAFGEFGNRLPSDHPDARFPIKLEIVEDDTPLMMVGPGGQVVSAVGLTWETDSSPYDENNGPRLVGAKLNRIEGQMDGEGISTLQPLIPANDATVLYDEGDFMLRMLTSGGFSPDGVSGLKPNEFERFFRIHANGLDGNTVIIDKVGEEYAVQGGTLRVVGLSDLGQPEIGEVTFDACYSEDRDNYIDIILVGDEEAARNITILEIPSLEEGYSAFYNPGGPGSTPFEGVSYSAPGPRDLEPVIIALDDPMRVTYVPGSENVEAPDNLMTFQFEGIEREYLLNVSSNYTGDVPVPLLFDFHGLNSAAEVQYSDSQFNQISETENFILVTPQAINGWNVTGFPLGGNANDLGFIDALIAQLSTAYNIDTNRIYAAGFSLGGFFSFELACQYSDTFAAIAPVSGVMTPAMAADCVPERPIPILQTHGTADDQLPYAQAQTVLQWWINFNQTDLEPVITDLEDRFPENGTTVQRYVYGNGDNGVSVEHLRIEGGQHIWPGSAGDSDTNIAEEIWSFFESYDLNGKIND, encoded by the coding sequence ATGATAAACAAGGTAACTTTTCCCCTGAACTGTATTGCGCTTATCTTGGCAAGCCAACTTACTGGCTGTGGTAGCGATGGTGATAACGATAGCAGTACCCCAACCGACAGTGCCCCACCAGTAATTACTCTCGTTGGTAACGAAAGTATCGAAGTTGTGTATAACGCCGTATTTGGTGACTTGGGTGCAGAAGCTCATGATGATACAGATGGTTCAATCACCGTAACAACGCAAGGAACCGTCGATACCAGTATGCCTGGTACCTATGAGCTGACTTATATTGCAACAGATGCCAGTGGTAACTCGTCTCAAGCTACCAGAACAGTGGTGGTGCTAGAGGATACCTCGCAAAGCGCAACCATTACCACGCCAGGCGCACCGTTTTCATTCTTTTATGATGGTGTTTTGAAAGGTGCAGATTATTGGTCCGAAGAGCCACAAATCTTGTCGGCGGGCATGGGCTTTGATGGCATTGTCGCAATTGATGCTCCAGAGTTAACGATTGATTCTGTCCTTGCGGCGGGTGGTGCTTGGTCATCAGACATTGATTGTGGTACGGGCGCTCAAAACTACACTGCAACTTCAACTCGCGATCAAGTTTCTGGGGCTTATATTATTCAGACTCCTTATGGGGAACTAAAAGACGACGCTATCGGTCTCGATGGTTTGCCCATTGTGCTTAGTTGGCCGATTGATACCCGTACTCTAAGTCTCACGGATTTTCAATTTACATTAAACACTGGTGACATTGTAAGGCCGTTGGCTATAGGCCCCTTACCTAACTTTGAAGACAATGAGCGAAATACACCGGTAGCTTTTGGAGAATTTGGCAACAGGTTACCAAGCGACCATCCTGATGCTCGCTTCCCGATAAAGCTTGAAATTGTTGAAGATGACACGCCATTGATGATGGTTGGCCCAGGCGGTCAAGTCGTCAGTGCCGTAGGGCTTACCTGGGAAACCGATTCCAGTCCGTATGATGAGAATAACGGTCCAAGATTAGTCGGTGCGAAGTTAAATCGCATCGAGGGACAGATGGATGGAGAAGGGATCAGTACACTACAACCATTAATTCCAGCAAATGACGCCACAGTCTTATACGATGAAGGTGATTTCATGCTGAGAATGTTAACATCTGGTGGTTTTTCACCAGATGGTGTAAGTGGTCTAAAACCTAACGAATTTGAACGTTTCTTTCGAATTCACGCAAATGGGTTGGACGGCAACACGGTCATTATCGATAAAGTCGGAGAGGAATATGCTGTGCAGGGGGGCACGCTTAGAGTGGTTGGTTTGTCAGATCTAGGTCAGCCTGAAATTGGCGAAGTTACATTTGATGCTTGTTACAGTGAAGACAGGGATAACTATATCGACATCATTTTGGTTGGCGATGAAGAAGCAGCGAGAAACATTACCATACTTGAAATCCCAAGTTTAGAAGAAGGTTATTCAGCATTTTATAACCCAGGTGGTCCAGGTAGCACCCCTTTCGAAGGCGTGAGTTACTCAGCCCCTGGCCCACGCGATCTTGAGCCGGTGATCATTGCCTTAGATGATCCAATGCGTGTGACTTACGTCCCAGGATCTGAGAACGTTGAAGCGCCTGATAACCTAATGACTTTCCAATTTGAAGGTATTGAACGCGAATATTTGTTGAATGTGTCTAGCAATTATACGGGCGATGTACCCGTGCCTTTATTGTTTGATTTTCATGGATTAAACAGCGCAGCAGAAGTGCAATATAGTGACAGTCAGTTCAATCAGATTTCCGAAACTGAGAACTTCATATTAGTCACTCCGCAAGCGATTAATGGCTGGAATGTGACTGGATTTCCGCTAGGTGGTAATGCCAATGATCTGGGCTTCATTGATGCCTTAATTGCGCAGCTATCAACAGCGTATAACATCGATACCAATCGTATTTATGCGGCGGGCTTTTCATTAGGCGGCTTCTTTTCCTTTGAATTGGCTTGCCAGTATAGCGACACATTTGCGGCAATCGCCCCGGTTTCCGGTGTGATGACACCAGCTATGGCTGCCGACTGCGTACCAGAGCGTCCAATCCCAATACTGCAAACTCATGGCACCGCAGACGATCAACTTCCTTATGCACAAGCTCAAACTGTCTTGCAGTGGTGGATTAACTTTAATCAAACGGATTTGGAACCTGTCATCACTGATTTAGAGGACAGATTCCCTGAGAATGGCACCACGGTACAGCGTTATGTGTACGGCAATGGAGACAACGGTGTATCTGTTGAGCATTTAAGAATTGAAGGTGGTCAGCATATATGGCCTGGGTCTGCGGGAGACAGCGATACTAATATAGCAGAAGAAATATGGTCTTTTTTTGAAAGCTATGATCTGAATGGAAAAATTAATGATTGA
- a CDS encoding ATP-binding protein has protein sequence MKLRNSVFIAIFATALISTIFLLLLQQIRFSYAFNEYMSKSRTERIEKLHLRLTDGFAETGNWQFLTDQFDTANSDNNTADEQNLERLNKWLLWFDFPRGVAILDANNAELIGEFESNMQLTAIFHQNEEVGFLAVKDNSEVKAELDSHFVKQQIRSLIFITLLTLLTALLSAYFFSRKLTRPISDIANVLNNLRKGDFSTRSEYKHSNELGQLSSDVNYLANTLEQNRDSRQRWITDISHELRTPITIMMGELECLEDGLTPFDSKAVTSLKEEVSGLNKLVADLHQLTIAEQGELRLECQPNNISEMVQKCLQKYQPIFTERDITTTNQLPSSLIAHVDKTRLQQVLVNLFENCARYTDIAGDIRISASQDNQFVTLVIENTAPEISEESLPKLFDRLYRVDESRNKFSGGSGLGLAICTAIVEAHGGKIRATYSSLNGLAVSMTLPVSSII, from the coding sequence ATGAAATTACGAAACTCGGTATTTATTGCTATCTTTGCTACCGCTTTAATCAGCACTATTTTTCTACTTCTGTTACAACAAATTAGGTTTAGTTATGCGTTTAACGAGTACATGAGCAAAAGTCGAACAGAGCGAATTGAAAAACTGCACCTGAGATTAACAGACGGTTTTGCGGAAACAGGTAACTGGCAATTTCTCACGGATCAGTTTGATACGGCAAATTCTGATAACAATACAGCAGATGAACAGAATTTAGAACGACTAAACAAATGGTTGCTATGGTTCGATTTTCCTCGTGGCGTCGCAATATTAGACGCAAACAATGCCGAGCTAATTGGCGAGTTTGAATCAAACATGCAATTAACCGCTATTTTCCATCAAAACGAAGAGGTTGGCTTTCTTGCGGTAAAAGATAACAGTGAGGTCAAAGCTGAGCTCGATAGCCACTTTGTTAAGCAGCAGATCAGAAGTCTCATTTTCATTACACTTCTAACCCTGCTTACCGCGTTGTTATCAGCTTATTTCTTTTCCCGTAAGCTCACCAGACCGATTTCCGATATCGCCAATGTATTGAACAATCTTCGTAAAGGCGACTTTTCAACGCGTAGTGAATACAAACATAGCAATGAACTTGGCCAGTTATCCTCCGATGTAAACTATTTAGCCAATACACTTGAGCAAAACCGAGATTCTCGTCAACGCTGGATAACGGATATATCCCACGAATTACGTACACCCATTACCATTATGATGGGTGAACTGGAATGCTTGGAAGATGGACTCACGCCTTTTGACAGCAAGGCCGTGACCTCGTTGAAAGAGGAAGTCTCAGGGCTTAATAAGCTGGTGGCGGATTTACACCAATTAACTATAGCGGAGCAGGGCGAATTACGCTTGGAGTGCCAACCAAACAACATCAGCGAAATGGTTCAAAAATGTCTGCAAAAGTACCAACCTATTTTTACCGAAAGAGACATAACCACGACTAATCAACTGCCAAGCTCGTTAATAGCTCACGTCGATAAAACTCGATTGCAACAAGTGTTGGTTAACCTATTTGAAAATTGCGCCCGTTATACCGACATAGCGGGTGACATTCGAATCTCCGCAAGCCAAGACAATCAATTTGTCACCTTGGTGATTGAAAATACCGCTCCAGAAATATCGGAAGAATCTCTGCCTAAATTGTTCGACCGACTCTATCGTGTCGATGAATCCCGCAATAAATTCTCTGGTGGCAGTGGTCTTGGCTTAGCTATCTGCACTGCGATAGTTGAAGCTCATGGGGGCAAGATCCGCGCTACCTATTCATCACTCAACGGTTTGGCGGTCTCTATGACATTACCCGTAAGTTCAATTATTTAA
- a CDS encoding Na(+)/H(+) antiporter subunit D, translated as MWMLELPPFVLFLIGGLIAATTRGKLRGALMIAIPVISGLHLWTVPEGVHLQLMFLDYQLVPYRADKLSLMFGYIFHIAAFIAIIYSLHVKDTVQQVAAMLYAGSAIGAVFAGDLLTLFVFWELLAFTSVFLIWARRTPQAYSAGMRYLIMQVLSGVILLVGALFYIADTGSISFDFIGLEGIAGWLIFIAFGIKCAFPFAHTWLTDAYPEATPTGTVLLSAFTTKVAVYALARGYPGTELLVYIGAAMTCFPIFFAVIENDLRRVLAYSLINQVGFMVVGIGIGTALALNGAVSHAFNDVIFKGLLFMSMGAVLHMTGRINGSDLGGLYKTMPKTTILCIVGAASISAFPLFSGFVSKSMVMTAAIETGHDWVWLMLLFASAGVFHHAGIKIPYFAFFAHDSGIRANDPPNNMVLAMFIAACLCIGIGIYPAALYSLLPYDTGYNPYDATHVLAQTQLLLFSALAFVWLNLKGMYPPELRSTHLDVDWVYRRLVPNALQRMFAVVWKVDGEVRQAVLGKLNQGQQLLTRKSKGAGSFISSTYPSGNMVLWVAIILAAYLFMVFIG; from the coding sequence ATGTGGATGCTTGAGCTACCGCCCTTTGTACTGTTTTTAATTGGCGGACTAATTGCTGCAACAACACGCGGGAAGCTGCGTGGTGCATTGATGATTGCCATTCCAGTTATCAGTGGATTACATCTGTGGACCGTACCTGAAGGCGTCCACTTACAGTTGATGTTTTTAGACTATCAACTGGTCCCCTACCGCGCCGACAAATTAAGCCTGATGTTTGGCTATATTTTCCATATTGCCGCCTTTATTGCCATCATCTATTCACTGCACGTTAAAGACACAGTTCAGCAGGTAGCGGCCATGCTCTATGCGGGCAGCGCCATAGGTGCGGTGTTTGCGGGTGATCTGCTTACCCTGTTTGTATTCTGGGAACTATTGGCCTTTACCTCAGTATTTCTAATTTGGGCTCGCCGTACCCCTCAAGCCTACAGCGCAGGTATGAGATATTTGATCATGCAGGTGCTCTCAGGGGTAATTCTGCTAGTTGGAGCCCTGTTTTATATTGCAGACACTGGCAGTATCTCCTTCGACTTTATCGGCCTAGAGGGTATTGCTGGCTGGCTTATCTTTATCGCCTTTGGCATTAAGTGCGCCTTTCCTTTTGCCCACACTTGGCTTACCGATGCCTACCCTGAAGCGACACCGACCGGTACCGTATTACTCAGTGCATTTACCACTAAGGTGGCGGTTTATGCTCTGGCTCGCGGCTACCCCGGCACGGAACTGCTGGTTTATATTGGCGCGGCTATGACCTGCTTCCCCATCTTCTTTGCGGTGATAGAAAACGATCTTCGTCGAGTACTGGCTTATAGCTTGATTAACCAAGTTGGCTTTATGGTGGTTGGGATCGGTATTGGTACAGCCTTAGCACTTAATGGTGCGGTATCTCACGCCTTTAATGATGTGATCTTTAAAGGCTTACTGTTTATGAGCATGGGTGCAGTGCTGCATATGACAGGTCGAATAAATGGCTCAGATCTCGGCGGCCTCTATAAGACCATGCCCAAAACCACGATACTGTGTATTGTCGGCGCAGCCTCTATCTCGGCATTCCCACTATTTAGCGGCTTTGTCAGTAAATCTATGGTGATGACTGCCGCCATTGAAACTGGTCATGACTGGGTTTGGTTAATGCTGCTATTTGCCTCTGCAGGGGTATTCCACCATGCAGGTATCAAGATCCCCTACTTTGCATTTTTCGCCCATGATTCAGGGATTAGAGCCAACGATCCGCCAAACAACATGGTATTGGCCATGTTCATTGCAGCTTGTTTGTGTATCGGCATTGGTATCTACCCTGCGGCGCTCTACTCACTGCTGCCATACGATACTGGTTACAACCCCTATGATGCGACCCATGTGCTCGCACAGACCCAGTTACTGCTGTTCTCGGCACTGGCCTTCGTCTGGTTGAACCTAAAAGGTATGTACCCGCCAGAGCTGCGCTCGACTCATCTGGATGTGGATTGGGTCTACAGACGCCTAGTCCCTAATGCCCTGCAGCGGATGTTTGCGGTGGTCTGGAAAGTGGATGGAGAAGTGCGTCAAGCAGTCCTTGGTAAGCTTAACCAAGGTCAGCAACTGTTAACACGCAAGAGCAAAGGAGCGGGAAGCTTTATCTCCAGTACCTACCCCTCTGGCAATATGGTGCTTTGGGTTGCCATCATTCTAGCTGCCTACCTGTTTATGGTCTTTATTGGCTAA
- a CDS encoding Spy/CpxP family protein refolding chaperone, producing MKKLTGAIIALTFTVAAATQAYATGFGDRIASKLDLTPEQTVQFQEVQSKRKAQMEDGLKIREQIKALASSGDIDGAAILAGQQAEKKVRTMYALKTELTSFLTKEQIGTLAEIRDHMTEKKERLKKFISNK from the coding sequence ATGAAAAAATTAACAGGTGCAATCATTGCCTTAACATTCACAGTAGCAGCTGCAACTCAGGCTTATGCAACAGGTTTTGGTGACAGAATTGCCAGCAAACTTGATTTAACGCCTGAGCAAACAGTTCAGTTCCAAGAAGTTCAATCTAAGCGCAAAGCTCAGATGGAAGATGGATTAAAAATCAGAGAGCAAATCAAAGCCCTTGCCAGTTCTGGTGATATTGATGGTGCTGCAATTTTAGCAGGCCAACAAGCAGAGAAAAAAGTTCGTACCATGTATGCACTAAAAACAGAGTTGACGAGCTTTTTAACTAAAGAGCAAATAGGTACGTTAGCTGAAATTCGTGATCATATGACAGAGAAAAAAGAACGGTTGAAAAAATTCATCAGCAACAAATAA